CTGTAATTAAGATGACCGATCTGGATCTGGCGGGCAAACGCGTTTTCATCCGTGCCGATCTGAACGTGCCGGTTAAAGACGGAAAAGTCACCAGCGACGCACGTATTCGTGCTTCTCTGCCGACCATTGAGCTGGCTCTCAAGCAGGGCGCTAAAGTGATGGTGACTTCTCACCTGGGTCGTCCGACCGAAGGCGAGTACAACGAAGAATTCTCTCTGCTGCCGGTTGTTAACTACCTGAAAGAAAAGCTGTCTAACCCGGTTCGTCTGGTAAAAGATTACCTGGACGGCGTAGACGTTGCTGCAGGTGAACTGGTTGTTCTGGAAAACGTTCGCTTCAATAAAGGCGAGAAAAAAGACGACGAAGCGCTGTCCAAAAAATACGCTGCGCTGTGCGACGTATTCGTCATGGATGCATTCGGTACTGCTCACCGTGCTCAGGCTTCCACTCACGGTATCGCTAAATTTGCTGATGTTGCCTGCGCAGGCCCGCTGCTGGCAGATGAACTCGAAGCGCTGGGTAAAGCCCTGAAAGAACCTGCTCGCCCAATGGTAGCTATCGTTGGCGGCTCCAAAGTGTCTACCAAACTGACCGTGCTGGACTCCCTGTCCAAAATTGCTGACCAGCTGATCGTTGGCGGCGGTATTGCGAACACCTTCGTTGCCGCTCAGGGCCACAACGTGGGTAAATCCCTGTACGAAGCAGACCTGGTTGATACTGCAAAAGAGCTGCTGACCCGCTGCGATATCCCGGTGCCAACCGACGTTCGTGTGGCTACTGAGTTCTCCGAAACTGCCCCTGCAACCCTGAAGTCCGTTAACGACATCAAAGATGAAGAGCAGATTCTGGATATGGGCGACGTTTCCGCTGAGAAACTGGCCGTGATCCTGAAAAACGCGAAAACCATCCTGTGGAACGGCCCGGTTGGCGTGTTCGAATTCCCTAACTTCCGTAAAGGGACCGAAATCGTTGCTCGTGCTATCGCCGACAGCGAAGCCTTCTCCATCGCCGGCGGCGGCGACACCCTGGCGGCTATCGACCTGTTCGGTATCGCAGACAAAATTTCCTATATCTCCACCGGCGGCGGCGCATTCCTTGAGTTCGTGGAAGGCAAAGTCCTGCCTGCAGTAGCCATGCTCGAAGAGCGCGCTAAGAAGTAATTCCTACGGGCAGGGTATCCTGCCCGTTGATTTATTGCCGCCCGGCAAGACTCAGGACGGTAATTCGATTTTTCAAAGGCCTACAGGACACATCAACATGTCTAAAATTTTTGATTTCGTAAAACCAGGTGTTGTAACTGGCGACGACGTACAGAAAATCTTCCAGGTAGCAAAAGAGAACAACTTTGCTCTGCCAGCCGTTAACTGCGTCGGTACCGACTCTATTAACGCCGTACTGGAAACCGCCGCGAAAGTTAAATCTCCGGTTATCGTTCAGTTCTCTAACGGCGGTGCCGCCTTCATCGCGGGTAAAGGCGTGAAAACTGATGTTCCTCAGGGTGCTGCTATCCTGGGCGCAATCTCTGGCGCACACCACGTTCACCAGATGGCTGAACACTACGGCGTGCCGGTTATCCTGCACACCGACCACTGCGCTAAGAAACTGCTGCCGTGGATCGATGGCCTGCTGGATGCGGGTGAAAAACACTTTGCCGCTACCGGTAAACCACTGTTCTCTTCCCACATGATTGACCTGTCCGAAGAGTCTCTGGAAGAAAACATTGAAATCAGCTCCAAATACCTGGCTCGTATGTCCAAACTGGGCATGACCCTGGAAATTGAACTGGGCTGCACCGGCGGTGAAGAAGACGGCGTGGACAACAGCCACATGGACGCTTCTGCTCTGTACACCCAGCCAGAAGACGTTGATTACGCTTACACCGAGCTGAGCAAAATCAGCCCACGTTTCACCATTGCGGCTTCCTTCGGTAACGTACACGGCGTGTACAAGCCAGGTAACGTAGTGCTGACCCCAACCATCCTGCGCGACTCTCAGGAATACGTTTCTAAGAAACACAACCTGCCGCACAACAGCCTGAACTTCGTCTTCCACGGAGGCTCCGGTTCTTCCGCTCAGGAAATCAAAGACTCCGTAAGCTACGGCGTGATCAAAATGAACATCGATACCGACACCCAATGGGCAACCTGGGACGGTATCCTGCAGTACTACAAAGAAAACGAAGCTTACCTGCAGGGTCAACTGGGTAACCCGAAAGGCGCTGACCAGCCGAACAAAAAATACTACGATCCACGCGTCTGGCTGCGCGCAGCACAGACTTCTATGATCGTTCGCCTGGAGCAGGCATTCAAAGAGCTGAACGCGGTAGACGTTCTGTAATTTGAGATTTTGCCGTGCCTGACTGAGCCCGCCATGAGCGGGCTTTTTTACGTCGGAAAAGCCTCAATTTTGTGATCTACTTGGCATAAATGTCGGTTTTTGTTTACCCTTTGCATCTGGACTACGCTTTCAGGACGTAGAATTTTTTGCCCTGCGGGCAACTCTCTGACAAGGAAAAGTAAATGGAAGATCTCAACGTTGTAGACAGTATTCATAATGCCGGAGGCTGGCTGGTGCGTAACCAGGAGCTGCTGCTGAGCTACGCGGTGAACATCGTCGCCGCCGTGGCCATTCTTATTGTCGGGATGATCATCGCCCGCCTGATCTCCGGGGCGGTAAACCGCCTGATGCTGGCCCGCAGCATCGACAGCACCGTGGCTGACTTTCTCTCTGCGCTGGTGCGCTACGGTATTATTGCCTTCACGCTGATTGCCGCGTTAAGCCGCGTTGGCGTGCAGACTGCCTCCGTAATTGCCGTGCTGGGTGCCGCCGGTTTAGCCGTAGGTCTGGCGCTGCAGGGCTCTCTGTCCAACCTCGCGGCTGGCGTCCTGCTGGTGACCTTCCGTCCTTTCCGTACCGGTGAATATGTTGATCTGGGCGGCATTGCCGGTACCGTGCTTAACGTGCAAATCTTCTCCACCACGCTGCGCACCGTTGACGGCAAAATCGTGGTTGTGCCGAACGGTAAAATCATCGCGGGCAATATTATTAACTTCTCCCGTGAGCCTGCGCGCCGCAATGAGTTTATTATCGGCGTAGCCTACGATGCGGATATCGATCGGGTAAAAGAGATCCTGACTGAAATCATCACCAGCGATGAGCGCGTCCTGAAAGATCGCGACATCACCGTTCGCCTTAACGAGCTTGGTCCTTCTTCCGTGAACTTTGTGGTGCGTGCATGGAGCAAAAGCGGCGATCTGCAAAACGTTTACTGGGATGTACTGGAGCGTATTAAGAAAGCGCTCGATGCAAACGGCATCGGCATTCCTTACCCGCAAATGGACGTTCACGTCCGTCAGATCAAAGAGTCTGACAACGCATAATTCCCGGGGCCGGCTTTTGCTGGCCCTTCTTTTATTGATCGTCATTAGTTATTCTTATTAGTGATTAATATTATCAATTTCCTCTAATAATCCAGGCGCATTACACTCACGCTCTATGATCAATATTTGAAGGGTGTGCAGCGTGTTATCTTATTATTTTCAGGGTATTGCATTAGGGGCCGCGTTAATTCTCCCGCTAGGGCCGCAAAATGCTTTTGTCATGAATCAGGGGATCCGTCGTCAGTATCATCTGATGATTGCCACGCTGTGTGCGCTGAGTGACATCCTGCTTATTTGCGGTGGGATTTTTGGCGGCAGCGCAATCCTGATGCAGTCCCCCTGGCTGCTGGCGCTGGTCACCTGGGGCGGCGTTGCGTTTTTACTGTGGTACGGTTGGGGCGCTTTACGCGCGGCGATGAGCAGTAATCTGGAACTTGCCTCGGCCGAAGTGCTGAAGCAGGGGCGCTGGAGGATTGTCGTTACCGTGCTGGCGGTCACCTGGCTCAACCCGCACGTTTATCTGGATACTTTTGTGGTGCTCGGTAGCCTGGGCGGACAGCTCGAGGATGAAGCGAAGCGCTGGTTTGCTTTGGGCACCATCAGCGCCTCTGTTCTCTGGTTTTACGGGCTGGCTCTTCTTGCCGCCTGGCTTGCTCCGCGGCTGCGTACGGCGAAAGCCCAGCGCATGATTAACGGCGTGGTCGGCGTTGTGATGTGGTTTATCGCGGCCCAGCTGGCCCTGGATGGCGTGCAGCATATCGCGGCGCTCGTGCGCTAATTCGCCATAATCCGATAGACAAGTTTCCATTACACGCTAAGCTTGCTGGCAGACGCCGGGAGTTTTTTTGAAAGGCGTAATCACAGTGGAACGTAGCACGGAGGAGTTACAGTGAAGTTTAAAATTTTAGCATTAGCCGCGTTAATGGGATTAGGTTCTGTTTCTGTGCAGGCAGGTGAGTTGCCGAACGGGCCGCACGTGGTCACCTCCGGGACAGCCAGCGTGGATGCCGTACCTGATATCGCTACCCTCGCTATCGAAGTTAACGTATCCGCTAAGGATGCGGCCTCCGCCAAAAAACAGGCTGACGATCGCGTGGCGGAGTATCTGACCTTCCTGCAGAAAAATGGCGTTGAGAAAAAGGACATCAATGCTGCCAACCTGCGCACGCAGCCGGAATATGATTACCTGAAAGACGGTAAAACCCAGTTGAAGGGCTACCGTGCAGTACGCCAGGTTGAAGTGACTCTGCGCAAGCTGGATAAAATGAACGAACTCCTTGATGGCGCGCTGAAATCTGGCCTCAACGAAATCCGTTCCGTGTCGCTGGGCGTTGCGCATCCTGAAGAGTACAAGGATAAAGCACGCAAAGAGGCGATTAACGACGCAACTCGTCAGGCGAAGCTGCTGGCCGAAGGCTTTAACAGCAAGCTGGGACCGGTATACAGCGTGCGGTACCACGTTTCTAACTACCAGCCAGCGCCGATGGTTCGCATGATGAAAGCGGACGCGGCTGCACCTGCTTCCGCTCAGGACACCTACGATCAGCAGACTATCCAGTTTGACGATCAGGTTGATGTCGTGTTTGAGCTGCAGGGCGCTCAGGCTCCGGCGGCTCCTGCTCAGTAACTGCTGATCTGCACCTTAACCCTCGCCGTTTGCGGCGGGGGTTAGTCTAAACGTTATTCCGTATCCTGCCTCAATACCCTGTGTCCGTATTCGAGCAAGGCATCCGTGACGTTACGCATCATGCGGCTTTCAGGCGCAAAACGATGCCAGTAAAGCATGCGTCGCTGTAGCAGGCCCGGCGTCAGGTCGATTAATTCCCCGCTATTTAACTCGCGCTCGATTTGCAGGTGCGGGATCATACAGCAGGTTGTGCCCTGTCTGGCCAACTGGACGAAGGCTTCGGAAGAGTTAACGATATGGCAGGGGACGCTGCCCGGCGACAGGTCGAAGTTCTGCTGCAAAAAGGCCTGATGCATGTCATCGAGATGGTCGAAGGCAACCGCTGGCGCTTTGAGCAGAGCCGAACGCGTAACGCCGTTGGGAAAATAGCGCTCGGCAAACTCTTTTGAACCCACAAAAAGGTAGTCCAGCGCGCCCAGGCGATCCACGAGGCAACTGGGCAGCGGCTGAGGCTGTATAGAGACTGCGCCCACCACTTCACCCCGGCGCAGACGTTCCTGGGTTCGGGTTTCATCTTCCACCTGGAGATTGAGGCGAATAGGCGAGTCAACTAATACCGGCGCCAAAGCCGGCAGCAGCCAGGTTGCCAGGCTATCGGCGTTGACCGCAAGCGAGAGCAGCAGCGGCGTGGAGCCGGTTTGCTCGTCGCCCAGCCACTCTTCTTCCAGCAGCTCTACCTGGCGTAAAAGCGCCAGCAGCTTTTGACCCTGCTCGGTAGGGCGAGGCGGTACGGTGCGCACCAACAATGGCTGGCCGAACATCGTTTCCAGTTGCTTAATACGTTGTGATACCGCCGACTGAGTAATGCACAGCTTCTGCGCCGCGCGCTCAAATCCTCGTTCACGAATTACCGCATCCAGCGCCTGCAGCGTTCTGTAGTCCGGGCGTTTCATTGTTGTTCATTTGCTCCTGATCTCTTTGTGCAGCCACTATGACATAAATTTGCCGTTGATTCAGACCAAATCGGCAAACGGCTATGGCTTTGAACGTGATGACGTCGGCATTGCGGTAATCCCGGGGACATTTTTTCAGCTCATGCTCTATAATGCGCGTCAGTTTCCACATCACAGGCATAAAATTATGACGCAGGATGAACTGAAAAAAGCAGTCGGATGGGCAGCGCTCCAGTACGTGCAGCCGGGGACCATTGTCGGCGTTGGCACCGGCTCAACGGCCGCGCACTTCATTGATGCTCTGGGTACCATTAAACACCAGATTGAAGGCGCTGTTTCCAGCTCCGACGCTTCCACCGCGAAACTGAAAAGCCTTGGAATTACCGTTTTCGATCTTAATGAGGTGGACTCATTAGGCGTTTATGTCGACGGTGCCGATGAGATCAACAACCAGATGCAGATGATTAAAGGCGGCGGCGCAGCGCTGACCCGCGAGAAGATTATCGCCTCGGTGGCTGAGAAGTTTGTCTGCATCGCGGACTCCTCCAAGCAGGTCGATATTCTTGGCAATTTCCCGCTGCCGGTTGAAGTGATCCCGATGGCGCGCAGCGCCGTAGCGCGTGAGCTGGTGAAGCTGGGCGGTCGCCCGGAGTATCGTCAGGGTGTGGTTACTGACAACGGCAATATCATTCTGGATGTGCATGGCCTGAGCATCATGGAGCCGATGAAGCTGGAAAATACCATCAACGGTATTCCTGGCGTGGTGACCGTGGGGCTGTTTGCGAACCGAGGCGCGGATGTGGCGCTGATTGGGACCGCAGAAGGCGTCAAAACTATCGTGAAATGATCTGACCGGGGCGCCCTCTGCGCCCCAAAAATCCGTATAAAAAATGACAAATTATTTTAACGGCATATTTGGTGACATATATCACATTTTGGTAACGGTCCTGTGATTCATTCCTGGTTATTCCGTACTCCCAGCATTTTATTCTGACTCCTGCCGCCTTATTCCCTTTCGACGAGACGCTGACGCAATCGTTCATATTGCCCCAAACGTAGATTTTGATATTTTGACAGAAGGGTAACTTATAGGCGGTGGCGCATCATCGCCCAGAAATGAACACAACAGCACTGAAATAGGGTCGGGGAAATGGCAAAAGTATCACTGGATAAAGACAGAATTAAATTCCTGCTAGTCGAAGGCGTGCACCAAAAGGCGGTGGATAATCTTCGCGCGGCGGGATACACCAACATTGAATTCCATAAAGGCGCGCTGGATTCCGAAGCGCTTAAAGAGTCGATCCGTGATGCTCACTTTATTGGCCTGCGTTCCCGCACCCATTTGACCGAAGAGATCTTTGCTGCGGCTGAGAAGCTGGTGGCGGTTGGCTGTTTCTGTATTGGGACAAACCAGGTTGACCTGGATGCCGCCGCGAAGCGTGGGATCCCGGTATTCAACGCGCCATTCTCTAACACCCGTTCCGTTGCTGAGCTGGTCATTGGCGAGCTGCTGCTGCTGCTGCGCGGGATCCCTGAGGCTAACGCGAAAGCGCACCGTGGCGTGTGGAACAAGCTGGCCGTGGGGTCTTATGAAGCCCGCGGTAAAAAACTCGGCATTATCGGTTACGGCCACATCGGCACGCAGCTAGGGATTCTGGCTGAATCTCTGGGGATGCATGTTTATTTCTACGACATCGAGAACAAGCTGCCGCTGGGCAACGCCACTCAGGTTCAGCATCTCTCCGACCTGCTGAATATGAGCGATGTGGTGAGCCTGCACGTGCCGGAAAATGCCTCAACTAAAAACATGATTGGCGCTAACGAGCTGGCGCTGATGAAGCCTGGTTCTCTGCTGATCAACGCCTCTCGCGGCACGGTAGTGGATATTCCAGCGCTGTGCGGCGCGCTTTCCAGCAAACATCTGTCTGGTGCGGCTATCGACGTCTTCCCGACCGAGCCTGCAACCAACAGCGATCCGTTTAACTCGCCGCTGTGTGAGTTCGACAACGTGATCCTGACGCCGCACATCGGCGGCTCAACTCAGGAAGCACAGGAAAATATCGGTCTGGAAGTGGCGGGTAAACTGGCGAAGTACTCTGATAACGGCTCTACGCTGTCAGCGGTTAACTTCCCGGAGGTTTCTCTGCCGCTGCACGGCGGCACGACCAGCCGCCTGCTGCACATTCATGAAAATCGTCCGGGGATCCTGACGGCGCTTAACCAGATCTTCGCCGAGCAGGGCATCAACATTGCTGCCCAGTTCCTGCAGACTACGCCGCACATGGGCTATGTCGTTATTGATATTGATGCAGCGGAAGATGTTGCGGAGAAAGCGCTGAAATCAATGAAAGCGATTCCGGGCACTATTCGCGCCCGCCTGCTGTACTGATAGAC
This region of Cedecea lapagei genomic DNA includes:
- the pgk gene encoding phosphoglycerate kinase; amino-acid sequence: MSVIKMTDLDLAGKRVFIRADLNVPVKDGKVTSDARIRASLPTIELALKQGAKVMVTSHLGRPTEGEYNEEFSLLPVVNYLKEKLSNPVRLVKDYLDGVDVAAGELVVLENVRFNKGEKKDDEALSKKYAALCDVFVMDAFGTAHRAQASTHGIAKFADVACAGPLLADELEALGKALKEPARPMVAIVGGSKVSTKLTVLDSLSKIADQLIVGGGIANTFVAAQGHNVGKSLYEADLVDTAKELLTRCDIPVPTDVRVATEFSETAPATLKSVNDIKDEEQILDMGDVSAEKLAVILKNAKTILWNGPVGVFEFPNFRKGTEIVARAIADSEAFSIAGGGDTLAAIDLFGIADKISYISTGGGAFLEFVEGKVLPAVAMLEERAKK
- the fbaA gene encoding class II fructose-bisphosphate aldolase, whose amino-acid sequence is MSKIFDFVKPGVVTGDDVQKIFQVAKENNFALPAVNCVGTDSINAVLETAAKVKSPVIVQFSNGGAAFIAGKGVKTDVPQGAAILGAISGAHHVHQMAEHYGVPVILHTDHCAKKLLPWIDGLLDAGEKHFAATGKPLFSSHMIDLSEESLEENIEISSKYLARMSKLGMTLEIELGCTGGEEDGVDNSHMDASALYTQPEDVDYAYTELSKISPRFTIAASFGNVHGVYKPGNVVLTPTILRDSQEYVSKKHNLPHNSLNFVFHGGSGSSAQEIKDSVSYGVIKMNIDTDTQWATWDGILQYYKENEAYLQGQLGNPKGADQPNKKYYDPRVWLRAAQTSMIVRLEQAFKELNAVDVL
- a CDS encoding small-conductance mechanosensitive channel MscS, whose protein sequence is MEDLNVVDSIHNAGGWLVRNQELLLSYAVNIVAAVAILIVGMIIARLISGAVNRLMLARSIDSTVADFLSALVRYGIIAFTLIAALSRVGVQTASVIAVLGAAGLAVGLALQGSLSNLAAGVLLVTFRPFRTGEYVDLGGIAGTVLNVQIFSTTLRTVDGKIVVVPNGKIIAGNIINFSREPARRNEFIIGVAYDADIDRVKEILTEIITSDERVLKDRDITVRLNELGPSSVNFVVRAWSKSGDLQNVYWDVLERIKKALDANGIGIPYPQMDVHVRQIKESDNA
- the argO gene encoding arginine exporter ArgO; this translates as MLSYYFQGIALGAALILPLGPQNAFVMNQGIRRQYHLMIATLCALSDILLICGGIFGGSAILMQSPWLLALVTWGGVAFLLWYGWGALRAAMSSNLELASAEVLKQGRWRIVVTVLAVTWLNPHVYLDTFVVLGSLGGQLEDEAKRWFALGTISASVLWFYGLALLAAWLAPRLRTAKAQRMINGVVGVVMWFIAAQLALDGVQHIAALVR
- a CDS encoding oxidative stress defense protein codes for the protein MKFKILALAALMGLGSVSVQAGELPNGPHVVTSGTASVDAVPDIATLAIEVNVSAKDAASAKKQADDRVAEYLTFLQKNGVEKKDINAANLRTQPEYDYLKDGKTQLKGYRAVRQVEVTLRKLDKMNELLDGALKSGLNEIRSVSLGVAHPEEYKDKARKEAINDATRQAKLLAEGFNSKLGPVYSVRYHVSNYQPAPMVRMMKADAAAPASAQDTYDQQTIQFDDQVDVVFELQGAQAPAAPAQ
- the argP gene encoding DNA-binding transcriptional regulator ArgP, which codes for MKRPDYRTLQALDAVIRERGFERAAQKLCITQSAVSQRIKQLETMFGQPLLVRTVPPRPTEQGQKLLALLRQVELLEEEWLGDEQTGSTPLLLSLAVNADSLATWLLPALAPVLVDSPIRLNLQVEDETRTQERLRRGEVVGAVSIQPQPLPSCLVDRLGALDYLFVGSKEFAERYFPNGVTRSALLKAPAVAFDHLDDMHQAFLQQNFDLSPGSVPCHIVNSSEAFVQLARQGTTCCMIPHLQIERELNSGELIDLTPGLLQRRMLYWHRFAPESRMMRNVTDALLEYGHRVLRQDTE
- the rpiA gene encoding ribose-5-phosphate isomerase RpiA translates to MTQDELKKAVGWAALQYVQPGTIVGVGTGSTAAHFIDALGTIKHQIEGAVSSSDASTAKLKSLGITVFDLNEVDSLGVYVDGADEINNQMQMIKGGGAALTREKIIASVAEKFVCIADSSKQVDILGNFPLPVEVIPMARSAVARELVKLGGRPEYRQGVVTDNGNIILDVHGLSIMEPMKLENTINGIPGVVTVGLFANRGADVALIGTAEGVKTIVK
- the serA gene encoding phosphoglycerate dehydrogenase — encoded protein: MAKVSLDKDRIKFLLVEGVHQKAVDNLRAAGYTNIEFHKGALDSEALKESIRDAHFIGLRSRTHLTEEIFAAAEKLVAVGCFCIGTNQVDLDAAAKRGIPVFNAPFSNTRSVAELVIGELLLLLRGIPEANAKAHRGVWNKLAVGSYEARGKKLGIIGYGHIGTQLGILAESLGMHVYFYDIENKLPLGNATQVQHLSDLLNMSDVVSLHVPENASTKNMIGANELALMKPGSLLINASRGTVVDIPALCGALSSKHLSGAAIDVFPTEPATNSDPFNSPLCEFDNVILTPHIGGSTQEAQENIGLEVAGKLAKYSDNGSTLSAVNFPEVSLPLHGGTTSRLLHIHENRPGILTALNQIFAEQGINIAAQFLQTTPHMGYVVIDIDAAEDVAEKALKSMKAIPGTIRARLLY